The following are encoded together in the Diachasmimorpha longicaudata isolate KC_UGA_2023 chromosome 3, iyDiaLong2, whole genome shotgun sequence genome:
- the LOC135160667 gene encoding AP-1 complex subunit gamma-1 isoform X3 — MWTYWDTDDWSVLPPQLNRRFNPAFNMASIRQALNEAVERVRMPAPTRLRDLIRQIRAARTAAEERTVVNKECAYIRSTFREEDSVWRCRNIAKLLYIHMLGYPAHFGQLECLKLIASPRFTDKRIGYLGAMLLLDERQDVHLLITNCLKQDLNNSTQFIIGIALCTLGAIASPEMARDLASEVERLMKSPNAYIRKKAALCAFRIIRRVPELMEMFLPATRSLLSEKNHGVLITGVTLITEMCENSVDTLNHFKKIVPNLVRILKNLILAGYSPEHDVSGVSDPFLQVKILRLLRILGRNDVDASEAMNDILAQVATNTETSKNVGNTILYETVLSIMDIKSESGLRVLAVNILGRFLLNNDKNIRYVALNTLLKTVYVDTSAVQRHRSTILECLKDPDVSIRRRAMELSFALVNSNNIRNMIKELLLFLEKADPEFKAQCSSNIVMSAERYSPNKRWHLETLFKVLVAAGNYVRDDVVACTIQLISETQPQQGYAVNALWHALERDTFDKQPLAQVATWCIGEYGDLLLYSPPPEDVEAPVNLTEDDVIDVYQRLLWSPQNTVVTKQYTLLSLTKLSTRFQRGNDRTPRFYRKIRQIIDTFGSNLHIELQQRGIEFSQLFRKYDHLRPALLERMPPMETARPQANGIIGLVNGEQDIEEDKPVETATTPASDSSALLDLLGSSELSVPALVTSPGAVNNSTAGNNDLLDLLGGLDLSPPAGTTGNGIEEVVSPLGVMGGNEGIFSPTSTGNFLVDGLLTAPIQNEVPSVSVLDKAGLKINFKMERPLDTPDLLVINMTAGNSTGIPLTDFRFEAAVPRTFQLQMLPPSSTVISPSGQVTQVLKVSNMNSGNLRMRLRISYTGDSGPVLEQTEVNNFPTIGSQ, encoded by the exons ATGTGGACGTATTGGGATACCGACGACTGGAGTGTGTTGCCACCACAGCTCAATCGAAG GTTTAACCCAGCCTTTAACATGGCCTCAATAAGGCAGGCATTGAATGAGGCTGTTGAAAGAG TGAGAATGCCAGCACCAACAAGGCTCAGGGATCTGATAAGGCAGATAAGGGCAGCTAGAACTGCTGCTGAAGAACGTACGGTTGTGAATAAAGAGTGTGCGTACATCAGATCGACATTTAGGGAGGAGGACAGCGTCTGGAGATGCCGAAATATTGCGAAATTACTGTATATTCATATGCTGGG tTATCCAGCACATTTTGGTCAACTGGAGTGTTTGAAACTCATAGCCTCACCCAGATTTACTGACAAACGTATAGGATATCTGGGGGCAATGTTATTGCTCGATGAGAGACAGGATGTTCATTTGTTAATCACCAATTGCCTGAAACA AGACTTGAATAATTCAACTCAATTTATAATTGGCATAGCTCTATGTACCCTGGGTGCAATAGCATCACCAGAAATGGCTCGTGATTTAGCATCTGAAGTCGAGAGACTCATGAAATCACCAAATGCATATATTCGTAAAAAGGCAGCATTGTGTGCATTTAGAATAATACGTCGTGTACCAGAACTCATGGAAATGTTTCTACCAGCAACTAGGAGCCTACTCTCTGAGAAAAATCATGGAGTCCTCATTACCGGTGTTACGTTAATTACGGAAATGTGTGAAAATAGTGTGGACACTCTCAATCATTTTAAGAAG ATTGTTCCGAATTTGGTGAGAATCCTGAAGAACTTGATACTCGCTGGATATTCCCCTGAACACGACGTCTCTGGCGTCTCTGATCCATTTCTGCAAGTGAAGATCCTTCGTCTGCTGAGAATTCTGGGGAGAAACGATGTCGATGCTTCTGAAGCAATGAACGACATTCTTGCCCAAGTGGCCACCAACACTGAGACAAGTAAAAACGTTGGAAACACTATTCTTTACGAGACTGTTCTATCCATCATGGACATCAAGAGTGAAAGTGGCCTCAGGGTTCTAGCTGTCAATATTCTTGGACGATTTTTGCTTAataacgataaaaatattcgttATGTTGCTCTCAATACACTTTTGAAAACTGTTTACGTAGATACTTCAGCTGTTCAGAGACATAGATCAACAATTTTG gAATGTTTGAAAGATCCAGATGTATCGATAAGAAGACGTGCGATGGAGTTGAGCTTCGCACTCGTAAATTCTAACAATATCCGAAACATGATTAAAGAACTTCTGCTGTTCCTGGAGAAAGCAGATCCAGAATTCAAAGCTCAGTGTAGTAGTAACATTGTAATGTCTGCTGAGAGATATTCGCCGAACAAACGCTGGCACCTGGAGACGCTTTTCAAAGTCCTCGTAGCT GCTGGAAATTACGTTCGTGACGACGTGGTAGCTTGCACCATCCAATTGATTTCTGAGACCCAGCCTCAACAGGGTTATGCAGTCAATGCACTATGGCATGCACTTGAACGAGACACATTCGATAAACAACCGTTGGCTCAGGTTGCCACGTGGTGCATCGGGGAGTACGGGGATCTTTTATTATATAGTCCACCTCCAGAGGATGTGGAGGCTCCAGTTAAT TTGACAGAGGACGATGTGATAGATGTGTATCAAAGGCTCCTCTGGAGTCCTCAGAACACCGTGGTCACCAAGCAGTACACTCTGCTATCTCTGACGAAACTCAGCACAAGATTCCAACGAGGAAATGA TAGGACGCCTCGATTTTACAGGAAAATACGCCAGATAATAGATACATTCGGTAGTAATCTGCACATTGAGCTGCAGCAGCGAGGAATCGAGTTCTCTCAATTATTCAGGAAATACGATCACTTGAGGCCAGCACTGCTGGAAAGAATGCCCCCAATGGAGACAGCTAGACCCCAGGCGAATGGTATAATTGGACTTGTGAATGGAGAACAAGACATCGAGGAGGACAAACCTGTCGAGACAGCTACCACTCCTGCTAGTGACTCCAGTGCACTTCTGGATCTTCTTGGATCGTCGGAATTGTCTGTACCAGCTTTGGTAACGTCTCCCGGGGCTGTGAATAATTCAACCGCTGGAAATAATGACCTCCTGGACTTGCTTGGGGGCCTGGATCTCTCGCCGCCTGCTGGGACCACGGGAAATGGAATTGAAGAGGTGGTAAGTCCTCTGGGAGTCATGGGAGGCAATGAAGGAATTTTTAGCCCAACTTCCACCGGCAATTTCTTGGTTGATGGATTACTTACTGCTCCTATTCAAAATG AAGTGCCAAGTGTATCAGTTTTGGATAAAGCTGGACTGAAAATCAACTTCAAAATGGAACGACCACTGGATACACCTGATCTTCTCGTTATCAACATGACTGCAGGCAATTCAACAGGAATTCCACTTACTGATTTTCGATTTGAAGCTGCAGTCCCTCGA ACATTCCAATTGCAAATGCTGCCACCCTCGAGCACTGTCATCTCACCCTCTGGACAAGTCACTCAAGTCCTAAAGGTCTCAAATATGAATTCG ggAAATCTACGAATGCGTCTTCGCATTTCGTACACCGGTGATTCGGGCCCAGTTCTCGAGCAGACGGAGGTTAACAACTTCCCAACCATTGGATCCCAGTGA
- the LOC135160667 gene encoding AP-1 complex subunit gamma-1 isoform X2 has product MWTYWDTDDWSVLPPQLNRRFNPAFNMASIRQALNEAVERVSTVRMPAPTRLRDLIRQIRAARTAAEERTVVNKECAYIRSTFREEDSVWRCRNIAKLLYIHMLGYPAHFGQLECLKLIASPRFTDKRIGYLGAMLLLDERQDVHLLITNCLKQDLNNSTQFIIGIALCTLGAIASPEMARDLASEVERLMKSPNAYIRKKAALCAFRIIRRVPELMEMFLPATRSLLSEKNHGVLITGVTLITEMCENSVDTLNHFKKIVPNLVRILKNLILAGYSPEHDVSGVSDPFLQVKILRLLRILGRNDVDASEAMNDILAQVATNTETSKNVGNTILYETVLSIMDIKSESGLRVLAVNILGRFLLNNDKNIRYVALNTLLKTVYVDTSAVQRHRSTILECLKDPDVSIRRRAMELSFALVNSNNIRNMIKELLLFLEKADPEFKAQCSSNIVMSAERYSPNKRWHLETLFKVLVAAGNYVRDDVVACTIQLISETQPQQGYAVNALWHALERDTFDKQPLAQVATWCIGEYGDLLLYSPPPEDVEAPVNLTEDDVIDVYQRLLWSPQNTVVTKQYTLLSLTKLSTRFQRGNETPRFYRKIRQIIDTFGSNLHIELQQRGIEFSQLFRKYDHLRPALLERMPPMETARPQANGIIGLVNGEQDIEEDKPVETATTPASDSSALLDLLGSSELSVPALVTSPGAVNNSTAGNNDLLDLLGGLDLSPPAGTTGNGIEEVVSPLGVMGGNEGIFSPTSTGNFLVDGLLTAPIQNEVPSVSVLDKAGLKINFKMERPLDTPDLLVINMTAGNSTGIPLTDFRFEAAVPRTFQLQMLPPSSTVISPSGQVTQVLKVSNMNSGNLRMRLRISYTGDSGPVLEQTEVNNFPTIGSQ; this is encoded by the exons ATGTGGACGTATTGGGATACCGACGACTGGAGTGTGTTGCCACCACAGCTCAATCGAAG GTTTAACCCAGCCTTTAACATGGCCTCAATAAGGCAGGCATTGAATGAGGCTGTTGAAAGAG TATCAACAGTGAGAATGCCAGCACCAACAAGGCTCAGGGATCTGATAAGGCAGATAAGGGCAGCTAGAACTGCTGCTGAAGAACGTACGGTTGTGAATAAAGAGTGTGCGTACATCAGATCGACATTTAGGGAGGAGGACAGCGTCTGGAGATGCCGAAATATTGCGAAATTACTGTATATTCATATGCTGGG tTATCCAGCACATTTTGGTCAACTGGAGTGTTTGAAACTCATAGCCTCACCCAGATTTACTGACAAACGTATAGGATATCTGGGGGCAATGTTATTGCTCGATGAGAGACAGGATGTTCATTTGTTAATCACCAATTGCCTGAAACA AGACTTGAATAATTCAACTCAATTTATAATTGGCATAGCTCTATGTACCCTGGGTGCAATAGCATCACCAGAAATGGCTCGTGATTTAGCATCTGAAGTCGAGAGACTCATGAAATCACCAAATGCATATATTCGTAAAAAGGCAGCATTGTGTGCATTTAGAATAATACGTCGTGTACCAGAACTCATGGAAATGTTTCTACCAGCAACTAGGAGCCTACTCTCTGAGAAAAATCATGGAGTCCTCATTACCGGTGTTACGTTAATTACGGAAATGTGTGAAAATAGTGTGGACACTCTCAATCATTTTAAGAAG ATTGTTCCGAATTTGGTGAGAATCCTGAAGAACTTGATACTCGCTGGATATTCCCCTGAACACGACGTCTCTGGCGTCTCTGATCCATTTCTGCAAGTGAAGATCCTTCGTCTGCTGAGAATTCTGGGGAGAAACGATGTCGATGCTTCTGAAGCAATGAACGACATTCTTGCCCAAGTGGCCACCAACACTGAGACAAGTAAAAACGTTGGAAACACTATTCTTTACGAGACTGTTCTATCCATCATGGACATCAAGAGTGAAAGTGGCCTCAGGGTTCTAGCTGTCAATATTCTTGGACGATTTTTGCTTAataacgataaaaatattcgttATGTTGCTCTCAATACACTTTTGAAAACTGTTTACGTAGATACTTCAGCTGTTCAGAGACATAGATCAACAATTTTG gAATGTTTGAAAGATCCAGATGTATCGATAAGAAGACGTGCGATGGAGTTGAGCTTCGCACTCGTAAATTCTAACAATATCCGAAACATGATTAAAGAACTTCTGCTGTTCCTGGAGAAAGCAGATCCAGAATTCAAAGCTCAGTGTAGTAGTAACATTGTAATGTCTGCTGAGAGATATTCGCCGAACAAACGCTGGCACCTGGAGACGCTTTTCAAAGTCCTCGTAGCT GCTGGAAATTACGTTCGTGACGACGTGGTAGCTTGCACCATCCAATTGATTTCTGAGACCCAGCCTCAACAGGGTTATGCAGTCAATGCACTATGGCATGCACTTGAACGAGACACATTCGATAAACAACCGTTGGCTCAGGTTGCCACGTGGTGCATCGGGGAGTACGGGGATCTTTTATTATATAGTCCACCTCCAGAGGATGTGGAGGCTCCAGTTAAT TTGACAGAGGACGATGTGATAGATGTGTATCAAAGGCTCCTCTGGAGTCCTCAGAACACCGTGGTCACCAAGCAGTACACTCTGCTATCTCTGACGAAACTCAGCACAAGATTCCAACGAGGAAATGA GACGCCTCGATTTTACAGGAAAATACGCCAGATAATAGATACATTCGGTAGTAATCTGCACATTGAGCTGCAGCAGCGAGGAATCGAGTTCTCTCAATTATTCAGGAAATACGATCACTTGAGGCCAGCACTGCTGGAAAGAATGCCCCCAATGGAGACAGCTAGACCCCAGGCGAATGGTATAATTGGACTTGTGAATGGAGAACAAGACATCGAGGAGGACAAACCTGTCGAGACAGCTACCACTCCTGCTAGTGACTCCAGTGCACTTCTGGATCTTCTTGGATCGTCGGAATTGTCTGTACCAGCTTTGGTAACGTCTCCCGGGGCTGTGAATAATTCAACCGCTGGAAATAATGACCTCCTGGACTTGCTTGGGGGCCTGGATCTCTCGCCGCCTGCTGGGACCACGGGAAATGGAATTGAAGAGGTGGTAAGTCCTCTGGGAGTCATGGGAGGCAATGAAGGAATTTTTAGCCCAACTTCCACCGGCAATTTCTTGGTTGATGGATTACTTACTGCTCCTATTCAAAATG AAGTGCCAAGTGTATCAGTTTTGGATAAAGCTGGACTGAAAATCAACTTCAAAATGGAACGACCACTGGATACACCTGATCTTCTCGTTATCAACATGACTGCAGGCAATTCAACAGGAATTCCACTTACTGATTTTCGATTTGAAGCTGCAGTCCCTCGA ACATTCCAATTGCAAATGCTGCCACCCTCGAGCACTGTCATCTCACCCTCTGGACAAGTCACTCAAGTCCTAAAGGTCTCAAATATGAATTCG ggAAATCTACGAATGCGTCTTCGCATTTCGTACACCGGTGATTCGGGCCCAGTTCTCGAGCAGACGGAGGTTAACAACTTCCCAACCATTGGATCCCAGTGA